Proteins encoded by one window of Pseudomonas coleopterorum:
- a CDS encoding YkgJ family cysteine cluster protein, with protein MKCREGCGACCIAPSISSPIPGMPSGKPAGQRCVQLSLDNLCALFGLPERPAVCSAFNADPEVCGDSDQDAVRILGWWEQMTA; from the coding sequence ATGAAATGCCGCGAAGGCTGTGGCGCCTGCTGTATCGCCCCTTCCATCAGTTCGCCTATTCCTGGCATGCCTTCAGGTAAGCCGGCAGGGCAGCGCTGTGTGCAGCTATCTCTGGACAATCTCTGTGCGCTGTTCGGTCTGCCCGAGCGGCCGGCAGTGTGCTCGGCGTTCAATGCCGATCCCGAGGTGTGCGGTGACAGCGATCAGGATGCCGTGCGCATTCTGGGTTGGTGGGAGCAGATGACCGCATAG
- a CDS encoding PLP-dependent aminotransferase family protein — MTNLLLYQRIAQQLADDIRRGVYQPGERVPSVRKMSAQLNVSHATVLQAYANLEDQGLIRARPQSGYYVHQTPALTAPTPDIARVERPGLVTRSSIIQQVLDESRREGVFPLGAAVPHVEFLPVRALHQQLAKVTRFQSPRAFSYMFSPGFEPLRRQVAIRMRDAGVVVDPSEIVITHGCVDALQMSLRVLTRPGDLIAAESPTYYGLLQLADLLGLKVIEIPSDPSTGISLEALQLAANQWSIKALVLTPRLSNPLGGTMPEERMKQLLRLSSDFDIQIVEDDIYGELMFEQGKSKALKAFDRLGHVIYCSSFSKTLSPGVRIGWMIAGKYQAEVQRLQTFSTHSACSVTQMGVASYLENGGYDRHLRFIRQEYRKNLSAFQLAVQQHFPEGTQITRPTGGFILWVSLPGRVNTQELHVRALEQGISIAPGLIFSNTEQFNHCVRLNCGVPWNREAERALATLGVLARQLCQESGVSY, encoded by the coding sequence ATGACCAACCTCTTGCTCTACCAGCGTATTGCCCAACAGTTGGCTGATGACATCCGGCGAGGGGTCTATCAGCCAGGTGAGCGTGTGCCTTCGGTACGCAAGATGAGCGCGCAGCTCAATGTCAGCCACGCCACGGTGTTGCAGGCCTACGCCAACCTCGAAGATCAGGGGTTGATCCGCGCGCGGCCACAGTCTGGCTACTACGTGCACCAGACGCCCGCGCTGACTGCGCCGACGCCTGACATTGCGCGGGTGGAGCGGCCGGGGTTGGTCACACGCAGCAGCATCATCCAGCAAGTGCTGGATGAGTCCCGACGAGAGGGCGTGTTTCCGTTGGGCGCTGCGGTGCCCCATGTCGAGTTTCTGCCGGTACGGGCATTGCACCAGCAGTTGGCCAAGGTCACCCGCTTCCAGAGTCCACGTGCGTTCAGCTACATGTTCAGCCCAGGCTTCGAGCCGCTGCGCCGGCAAGTGGCGATCCGCATGCGCGATGCGGGCGTGGTGGTCGATCCTTCGGAGATCGTCATCACGCACGGTTGCGTCGACGCGTTGCAGATGAGCCTGCGCGTGCTCACCCGGCCCGGAGATCTGATCGCGGCCGAGTCGCCTACCTATTACGGTTTGCTGCAACTGGCGGACTTGCTCGGCCTCAAGGTGATCGAGATCCCCAGCGATCCGTCGACGGGTATCAGCCTGGAGGCGCTGCAGTTGGCCGCCAATCAGTGGTCGATCAAGGCGCTGGTGCTGACACCGCGCTTGAGCAATCCACTGGGCGGGACCATGCCCGAGGAGCGCATGAAGCAGCTGTTGCGACTGTCTTCGGACTTCGATATTCAGATTGTCGAGGACGATATCTATGGCGAATTGATGTTCGAGCAAGGAAAGAGCAAGGCGCTCAAGGCGTTCGATCGGCTGGGGCATGTCATCTACTGCTCGAGCTTCTCCAAGACACTTTCCCCAGGGGTGCGGATTGGTTGGATGATTGCCGGTAAATACCAGGCCGAGGTCCAGCGCTTGCAGACGTTCAGCACGCATTCGGCCTGCAGCGTCACGCAAATGGGCGTGGCCAGCTACCTGGAGAACGGCGGCTACGACCGGCACCTGCGTTTCATTCGTCAGGAGTACCGCAAGAACCTCAGTGCCTTCCAGTTGGCCGTGCAGCAGCACTTTCCCGAAGGCACGCAGATCACGCGGCCCACGGGTGGATTCATTCTCTGGGTCAGTCTGCCGGGGCGGGTCAATACTCAGGAACTGCACGTTCGCGCGCTGGAGCAGGGGATCAGCATTGCCCCGGGGCTGATCTTCAGCAATACAGAGCAATTCAACCACTGCGTTCGGCTCAATTGCGGCGTGCCGTGGAACCGCGAAGCGGAGCGTGCCCTGGCGACGCTGGGTGTACTGGCACGTCAATTGTGTCAGGAGTCAGGAGTTTCCTATTGA
- a CDS encoding START domain-containing protein produces the protein MRAMHSIALVALLGSVHVSAQAESWVVAKDEEGIKVSLSEVAGSKYKAYRGETVIKASVAKLRAMQEDVAGACTWIHECKAQKLLKHQGDQTWTYTQFNTPWPVTPRDSVLHITTVDGSDGSVTRNLAGAANYVPEEKGFVRVAQVEGFWKMVPQGANQTQVIYQVHTEPGGSVPSWLANKFVVDAPFNTLKALRAKAEQ, from the coding sequence ATGAGAGCGATGCATTCGATAGCGTTGGTAGCCCTGCTGGGTAGTGTCCACGTGTCCGCCCAGGCGGAGTCGTGGGTGGTGGCCAAGGACGAGGAGGGGATCAAGGTCTCGCTGAGCGAGGTCGCAGGCTCCAAGTACAAGGCCTATCGTGGCGAAACCGTCATCAAGGCCAGCGTAGCGAAGTTGCGGGCAATGCAGGAAGACGTCGCCGGCGCGTGCACCTGGATTCACGAGTGCAAGGCGCAAAAGCTGCTCAAGCATCAGGGCGACCAGACCTGGACCTACACCCAGTTCAATACGCCATGGCCGGTGACGCCGAGGGATTCGGTGTTGCACATCACCACGGTGGATGGCAGCGATGGCAGCGTTACCCGTAACCTGGCTGGGGCGGCCAACTATGTGCCGGAGGAAAAAGGCTTCGTGCGTGTGGCTCAGGTCGAAGGCTTCTGGAAGATGGTGCCTCAGGGTGCCAATCAGACCCAGGTGATCTACCAGGTGCATACCGAGCCGGGTGGCAGCGTGCCTTCCTGGCTCGCCAACAAGTTCGTCGTGGATGCGCCATTCAACACCCTCAAGGCGCTGCGTGCCAAGGCGGAACAATAG
- a CDS encoding electron transfer flavoprotein subunit beta/FixA family protein, whose amino-acid sequence MKVLVAVKRVVDYNVKVRVKADNSGVDLANVKMSMNPFCEIAVEEAVRLKEKGIASEIVVVTIGPATAQEQLRTALALGADRAILVEHAEELNALAVAKLLKAVVDKEQPQLVILGKQAIDSDNNQTGQMLAALSGYAQGTFASKVEVAGDKLNVTREVDDGLQTVGLTLPAIVTTDLRLNEPRYASLPNIMKAKKKPLESFTPEALGVSLTSTNKTLKVEAPATRSAGVKVKSVAELVEKLKNEAKVI is encoded by the coding sequence ATGAAGGTTCTTGTAGCTGTCAAACGAGTGGTCGACTACAACGTCAAGGTTCGCGTCAAGGCGGATAATTCAGGCGTTGATCTTGCCAACGTCAAGATGTCGATGAACCCGTTCTGCGAAATCGCTGTTGAAGAAGCCGTCCGCCTGAAAGAGAAAGGCATCGCCAGCGAAATCGTCGTGGTCACCATCGGCCCGGCCACCGCTCAGGAGCAACTGCGCACCGCGCTGGCCCTGGGCGCCGACCGCGCCATCCTGGTCGAGCACGCCGAGGAACTGAACGCCCTGGCAGTGGCCAAGCTGCTCAAGGCGGTGGTCGACAAGGAACAGCCGCAGTTGGTGATCCTGGGCAAGCAGGCGATCGACAGCGACAACAACCAGACTGGCCAGATGCTGGCTGCGCTGAGCGGCTACGCCCAGGGCACTTTCGCGTCCAAGGTCGAAGTGGCGGGCGACAAGCTCAATGTCACCCGTGAAGTCGATGACGGTCTGCAGACCGTTGGCCTGACCCTGCCGGCCATCGTCACCACCGACCTGCGTCTGAACGAGCCGCGCTACGCCTCCCTGCCCAACATCATGAAGGCCAAGAAGAAGCCGCTCGAATCGTTCACGCCCGAGGCGCTCGGCGTGTCGTTGACCTCCACCAACAAGACCCTCAAGGTCGAGGCGCCGGCGACCCGCAGCGCCGGTGTCAAGGTCAAGTCGGTGGCCGAACTGGTCGAAAAACTGAAAAACGAAGCGAAGGTAATCTGA
- a CDS encoding substrate-binding periplasmic protein: MTRQGRLRRAGFCMVAALLPLAAQGAGKCERLVASGSPDAPPYLWRDPQDPERLIGVNAELLQQVATQIGVKVDILYAGKRSQALEEVRSGRMDLLVDAPLNVSELESLDYVHPALVPNDYLVWTLRSTPLTYRSLADLHGHAGAISAKARPTQAFATLAAEHLKLVSTDNLIQAFDKLVLGQVEYVIAGRYSGAAMAQAQGLGDRLQSSELPVDRPGLYLALSHDSACNDPWLRGQLAKKMTELTASGIPPEVFSRNVERWKVQQSLKPAVLPQ, from the coding sequence ATGACCAGACAAGGCAGACTTCGCCGCGCGGGCTTTTGCATGGTCGCGGCGTTGCTACCGCTGGCAGCACAGGGGGCGGGCAAGTGCGAGCGACTGGTTGCCAGTGGCAGCCCCGACGCGCCGCCCTATCTGTGGCGGGATCCACAGGACCCGGAGCGGCTGATCGGCGTCAACGCCGAGCTGTTGCAGCAGGTGGCGACCCAGATCGGCGTCAAGGTCGACATTCTTTATGCCGGCAAGCGTTCACAGGCGCTGGAAGAGGTGCGCAGTGGGCGAATGGACTTGCTGGTGGATGCACCCCTGAACGTCAGCGAGCTTGAATCCCTGGATTATGTGCATCCTGCCCTGGTCCCGAACGATTACCTGGTGTGGACCCTGCGATCGACGCCACTGACCTACCGCAGTCTTGCCGATCTTCACGGCCACGCCGGGGCGATCTCGGCCAAGGCGCGACCGACCCAGGCATTCGCTACTCTGGCCGCCGAGCATCTGAAGCTGGTCAGTACTGACAATCTGATTCAGGCCTTCGACAAGCTGGTGCTTGGCCAGGTCGAATACGTGATCGCCGGACGCTATTCCGGTGCGGCCATGGCTCAGGCACAGGGGCTGGGGGATCGACTGCAAAGCAGTGAGCTGCCCGTCGACCGCCCGGGGTTGTACCTGGCGTTGTCTCACGACTCCGCGTGCAACGATCCCTGGCTGCGCGGACAGCTGGCGAAAAAAATGACAGAATTGACCGCTTCAGGCATACCTCCCGAGGTGTTTTCCCGCAATGTCGAGCGTTGGAAAGTCCAGCAATCGCTCAAGCCTGCAGTACTTCCACAGTAG
- a CDS encoding OmpA family protein — MRMGLVLAAGLVTVGCTGQRANSEAVQRAEVAFQAVRDDSNVLRSAPKDVIRAGESLARAERLASYWGTGSDAQHYAYLSQRYSEIARERSQQMLNQQRLTKLQMDQQRLQLALRDSKLESVQQQGKWLEEQILALANVEADRGLVMTLGDVLFDTGEAQLKPQANRTILKLVQFLQLNPKRVVRIEGYTDNTGEKAFNLQLSTDRAQSVADTLVDLGIDESRIQVHGYGDAYPVDANASERGRAQNRRVEIVFSNAKGEMALPRG; from the coding sequence ATGCGCATGGGGCTGGTGCTGGCGGCCGGTTTGGTGACGGTAGGCTGTACCGGTCAGCGCGCCAATAGCGAGGCCGTCCAGCGTGCCGAGGTTGCCTTTCAGGCGGTCCGCGATGATTCCAACGTGCTGCGCAGCGCGCCCAAGGATGTCATCCGGGCTGGCGAATCGCTGGCCCGCGCCGAGCGGCTCGCCAGCTATTGGGGCACGGGCAGCGACGCTCAGCATTATGCCTACCTGAGCCAGCGCTACAGCGAGATCGCCCGGGAGCGCAGTCAGCAGATGCTCAATCAGCAGCGCCTGACCAAGCTGCAGATGGACCAGCAGCGCCTGCAACTGGCGTTGCGTGACTCCAAGCTGGAAAGCGTGCAGCAGCAGGGCAAGTGGCTGGAAGAGCAGATTCTGGCGTTGGCCAATGTCGAGGCCGACCGCGGGCTGGTGATGACACTGGGTGACGTGCTGTTCGATACGGGGGAGGCGCAGCTCAAGCCACAGGCCAACCGTACGATCCTCAAGCTCGTGCAGTTCCTGCAACTCAATCCCAAGCGCGTGGTGCGTATCGAAGGCTACACCGATAACACTGGCGAAAAAGCCTTTAACCTGCAGCTGTCGACCGACCGAGCGCAGTCGGTAGCCGACACGCTGGTTGACTTGGGCATCGATGAGTCGCGTATTCAGGTGCACGGTTATGGCGATGCCTATCCTGTGGATGCAAACGCTTCGGAGCGGGGCAGGGCGCAGAACCGTCGGGTCGAGATCGTCTTCTCCAACGCAAAAGGGGAAATGGCGTTGCCGCGCGGTTGA
- a CDS encoding translation initiation factor 2, translating into MAKKPAVRKKAAKSRSRKESDVIATPVPEAKLDLSLPKDIVKDLKPPTQPVNAAVQPTPLAERAPKPILPAFFSDKGNEDFQLNGRLLNNEMQLQRRGDGREVEGAALDFNFKQ; encoded by the coding sequence GTGGCAAAAAAGCCAGCGGTTCGCAAGAAGGCGGCCAAAAGCCGTTCGCGCAAGGAGTCGGACGTCATCGCCACTCCTGTGCCTGAGGCCAAGCTGGATCTGAGCCTGCCCAAGGACATCGTCAAGGACCTTAAGCCGCCGACTCAGCCTGTCAACGCTGCGGTCCAGCCGACTCCGCTTGCCGAGCGTGCGCCTAAACCCATCCTGCCCGCTTTCTTCAGTGACAAGGGCAATGAGGACTTCCAGCTCAATGGCCGTCTGCTGAACAACGAAATGCAGCTGCAGCGGCGCGGCGACGGTCGTGAAGTCGAGGGTGCGGCGCTGGACTTCAATTTCAAGCAGTGA
- a CDS encoding electron transfer flavoprotein subunit alpha/FixB family protein translates to MTILVIADYVTEGQVNTGVAPSTLNTVAAAQKIGGDIHVLVAGVQVDSVAQAAAKIAGVSKVLVADNAAYAHQLPENVAPLIVELASGYSHVLSAATANGKNILPRVAAALDVDQISEIISVESPDTFKRPIYAGNAIATVQSSAAIKVITVRATGFDAVAAEGGSATVEAVGAAHDTGKSSFVGEELAKSDRPELTAAKIVVSGGRGMQNGDNFKHLYTLADKLGAAVGASRAAVDAGFVPNDMQVGQTGKIVAPQLYIAVGISGAIQHLAGMKDSKVIVAINKDEEAPIFQVADYGLVADLFEAVPELEKLV, encoded by the coding sequence ATGACTATCCTGGTTATCGCCGATTATGTAACCGAAGGTCAGGTGAACACTGGCGTTGCACCTTCGACCCTGAACACCGTGGCTGCCGCGCAGAAGATCGGCGGCGACATTCACGTGCTGGTCGCCGGCGTGCAGGTCGACAGCGTCGCGCAAGCCGCCGCGAAGATCGCGGGCGTGAGCAAGGTGCTGGTGGCGGACAATGCCGCCTACGCGCACCAGTTGCCTGAAAACGTGGCGCCGCTGATCGTCGAGCTGGCCTCGGGCTACAGCCATGTGCTGTCCGCTGCGACCGCCAACGGCAAGAACATCCTGCCGCGTGTTGCCGCTGCGCTGGACGTCGACCAGATCTCCGAGATCATCTCGGTCGAGTCGCCAGACACCTTCAAGCGTCCGATCTACGCCGGCAACGCCATTGCCACTGTGCAATCGAGCGCTGCGATCAAGGTCATCACCGTACGTGCCACCGGTTTCGACGCCGTGGCTGCCGAAGGCGGTTCAGCAACTGTCGAAGCGGTGGGCGCAGCTCACGATACCGGCAAATCGAGCTTCGTTGGCGAAGAGCTGGCCAAGTCCGATCGTCCCGAGCTGACCGCGGCGAAGATTGTCGTCTCCGGCGGCCGTGGCATGCAGAACGGCGACAACTTCAAGCACCTCTACACCCTGGCCGACAAGCTGGGTGCTGCCGTGGGTGCGTCGCGTGCAGCGGTGGACGCCGGCTTCGTGCCCAACGACATGCAGGTCGGCCAGACCGGCAAGATCGTCGCGCCGCAGTTGTACATCGCGGTAGGCATTTCCGGAGCCATCCAGCATCTGGCTGGCATGAAGGACTCCAAGGTGATCGTTGCGATCAACAAGGACGAAGAGGCGCCGATCTTCCAGGTGGCCGATTATGGCCTGGTCGCCGACTTGTTCGAAGCTGTTCCCGAGCTGGAAAAACTGGTCTGA
- a CDS encoding DUF4398 domain-containing protein produces MNIQTMTAGAMFALLAGCANDPAPTQQLRLADQTVEQARAVGATDDNEAMKMAVDKLAQARAQMVDENYKSARLNAEQAELDARLAEDQLLTAKGQEQIKVLEARIQRLRKQLGDMQ; encoded by the coding sequence GTGAACATTCAAACGATGACCGCAGGCGCGATGTTTGCGCTGCTTGCTGGTTGCGCCAACGACCCGGCGCCTACGCAGCAATTGCGTCTGGCTGACCAGACCGTCGAGCAGGCCCGCGCCGTTGGCGCCACAGACGACAACGAGGCCATGAAAATGGCGGTCGACAAACTTGCCCAGGCGCGTGCGCAAATGGTCGATGAAAACTACAAGAGCGCCCGGCTCAACGCCGAACAGGCCGAGTTGGACGCACGTCTGGCCGAAGATCAATTGTTGACCGCCAAGGGGCAGGAGCAGATCAAGGTGCTGGAGGCTCGCATCCAGCGCCTGCGCAAACAATTGGGAGACATGCAGTGA
- a CDS encoding SDR family oxidoreductase — protein sequence MPKTTMFDLDGRIALVSGASRGIGESIARLLAQQGAHVIVVSRRLDGCQRVADSINAGGDQATAMACHIGETEQIQDLFARIRATFGRLDILVNNAATNPQFGSVLDVDLGAFQKTVDVNVRGYFFMSVEAGKLMREHGGGSIINVASINGVSPGVFQGVYSMTKAAVINMTKAFAKECAGFNIRCNALLPGLTDTRFASALVENQAILKTALAQIPLNRVAQPEEMAGAVLYLASSASSYTTGTALNVDGGFLC from the coding sequence ATGCCCAAGACCACGATGTTCGACCTCGACGGCAGAATAGCGCTGGTCTCCGGCGCCAGCCGTGGGATCGGCGAGTCCATTGCCCGATTGCTGGCGCAGCAGGGTGCACATGTGATCGTCGTCAGTCGCAGGCTGGACGGCTGCCAGCGTGTCGCCGACAGCATCAACGCTGGCGGCGACCAGGCTACCGCGATGGCCTGCCACATTGGCGAAACCGAGCAGATTCAGGACTTGTTCGCACGCATCCGCGCAACCTTCGGTCGCCTTGACATCCTGGTCAACAATGCTGCCACCAACCCCCAGTTCGGCAGCGTCCTGGATGTCGACCTGGGCGCTTTCCAGAAGACCGTGGACGTCAACGTCCGCGGTTACTTCTTCATGTCGGTCGAAGCCGGCAAGTTGATGCGTGAACACGGTGGCGGCAGCATCATCAATGTGGCGTCGATCAACGGCGTGTCACCCGGTGTGTTCCAAGGCGTCTATTCCATGACCAAGGCTGCGGTGATCAACATGACCAAAGCGTTCGCCAAGGAATGCGCCGGCTTCAACATCCGCTGCAATGCGTTGCTACCGGGGCTGACCGACACCCGTTTTGCCTCCGCGCTGGTCGAGAATCAGGCGATCCTCAAGACCGCGCTCGCGCAGATCCCGCTCAATCGTGTTGCCCAGCCTGAAGAAATGGCCGGGGCGGTGCTGTACCTCGCCAGCTCGGCTTCCAGCTACACCACAGGAACCGCCCTGAACGTGGACGGTGGCTTTCTCTGCTGA
- a CDS encoding electron transfer flavoprotein-ubiquinone oxidoreductase, translated as MEREYMEFDVVVVGAGPAGLSAACRLKQKAADAGQEISVCVVEKGSEVGAHILSGAVFEPRALTELFPDWKALGAPLNTPVTRDDIFILKNAESGTKIPDAFVPKTMHNEGNYIISLGNLCRWLAQQAENLGVEIYPGFAAQEALIDETGVVRGIITGDLGVDREGKPKEGLYTPGMELRGKYTLFAEGCRGHIGKQLIERFKLDSEADAQHYGIGLKEIWDIDPAKHQPGLVVHTAGWPLEVMGTENTGGSFLYHLENNQVVVGLIVDLSYANPFLSPFGEFQRLKHHPVLKQYLEGGKRVSYGARAICKGGFNSLPKMVFAGGALIGCDLGTMNFSKIKGSHTAMKSGMLAAEAVADALFQGSEGGDVLDGYVSGFKASWLYEELFASRNFGAAIHKWGAIIGGAFNFVDQTLFKGKIPFTLHDNKPDYACMKLAADSKRIDYPKPDGKLSFDKLSSVFISGTNHEEEQPCHLKLKDPSIPIGKNLPLYDEPAQRYCPAGVYEVVTQEDGAKRFQINAQNCVHCKTCDIKDPSQNIVWVAPEGSGGPTYPNM; from the coding sequence GTGGAACGCGAATACATGGAATTCGACGTCGTCGTCGTCGGCGCAGGCCCAGCAGGCCTGTCCGCGGCATGCCGACTGAAGCAGAAAGCCGCCGACGCCGGACAGGAAATCAGCGTCTGCGTGGTTGAAAAAGGCTCCGAGGTCGGTGCTCACATCCTTTCCGGTGCCGTCTTCGAACCGCGGGCGCTCACCGAATTGTTCCCGGACTGGAAAGCCCTGGGTGCCCCCCTGAACACGCCCGTCACCCGCGACGACATCTTCATCCTGAAAAACGCCGAGAGTGGCACAAAGATCCCCGACGCCTTCGTGCCCAAGACCATGCACAACGAGGGCAACTACATCATCTCCCTGGGCAATCTGTGCCGCTGGCTCGCCCAGCAGGCTGAAAACCTGGGTGTCGAGATCTACCCCGGATTTGCCGCACAAGAAGCGCTGATCGACGAAACGGGCGTTGTGCGCGGCATCATCACCGGCGACCTCGGCGTGGATCGCGAAGGCAAGCCCAAAGAAGGGCTGTACACCCCGGGCATGGAACTGCGCGGTAAATACACCCTGTTCGCCGAAGGCTGCCGCGGGCACATCGGCAAGCAACTGATCGAACGCTTCAAACTGGACAGCGAAGCCGACGCGCAGCATTACGGGATCGGCTTGAAAGAGATCTGGGACATCGATCCTGCCAAGCACCAGCCGGGGCTGGTGGTCCACACCGCCGGCTGGCCGCTGGAGGTCATGGGTACCGAGAACACCGGCGGCTCGTTCCTCTATCACCTGGAAAACAATCAGGTGGTGGTCGGCCTCATCGTCGACCTGTCCTACGCCAACCCATTCCTGTCGCCTTTCGGCGAGTTCCAGCGACTCAAGCACCATCCGGTTCTCAAGCAGTATCTGGAAGGCGGCAAGCGCGTCAGCTACGGCGCCCGCGCCATTTGCAAGGGTGGCTTCAACTCGCTGCCCAAGATGGTCTTCGCCGGCGGCGCGCTGATCGGCTGCGACCTGGGCACCATGAACTTCTCCAAGATCAAGGGCAGCCACACCGCCATGAAGTCCGGCATGCTCGCCGCCGAGGCGGTGGCCGACGCGCTGTTCCAGGGCTCGGAAGGCGGAGACGTGCTCGACGGCTACGTGTCCGGCTTCAAGGCCAGCTGGCTGTATGAAGAGCTGTTCGCCAGCCGCAACTTCGGGGCTGCCATCCACAAGTGGGGAGCCATCATCGGCGGCGCGTTCAACTTCGTCGATCAGACCCTGTTCAAGGGCAAGATCCCCTTCACCCTGCACGACAACAAGCCTGACTACGCCTGCATGAAGCTGGCAGCTGACAGCAAGCGCATCGACTACCCCAAGCCCGATGGCAAATTGAGCTTCGACAAACTCAGTTCGGTGTTCATCTCAGGCACCAACCATGAAGAAGAGCAGCCGTGCCACCTCAAGCTCAAGGATCCGAGCATTCCCATCGGCAAGAACCTGCCGCTGTACGACGAGCCCGCCCAGCGCTACTGCCCGGCCGGTGTCTATGAAGTCGTCACCCAGGAAGACGGTGCCAAGCGCTTCCAGATCAACGCGCAGAATTGCGTGCACTGCAAGACGTGCGACATCAAGGATCCTTCGCAGAACATCGTCTGGGTGGCACCCGAAGGCTCGGGTGGACCAACTTACCCGAACATGTAA